One Ictalurus furcatus strain D&B chromosome 22, Billie_1.0, whole genome shotgun sequence genomic window, ttactctctcagtgcagcgggaacacacacagatctttattccatattacaccgtaaacaacatcacgtcttactctctcagtgcagcgtgaacacacacagatctttattccatattacaccgtaaacaacatcacgtcttactctctcagtgcagcgggaacacacacagatctttattccatattacaccgtaaacaacatcacgtcttactctctcagtgcagcgggaacacacacagatctttattccatatcacaccgtaaacaacatcacgtcttactctctcagtgcagcgggaacacacacagatctttattccATATCACACCGTAAACAACATCACGTCTTACTCTCTCAGTGCAGCGTGAAGATacacacagatctttattccATATTACACCGTAAACATCATCACGTCTTACTCTCTCAGTGCAGCGTGAAGATacacacagatctttattccATATTACACCGTAAACATCATCACGTCTTACTCTCTCAGTGCAGCGGGAACACACACAGTCCACTTTAAGAGTTGTTGGAGGAAGAATCTCCTTCAGAGGCTGTAAAACATTCAAATCCATCAGAAAGTGAAGTAAACACTGCGAGTCAATAATGTACTGGATTTAAACATCATTTCTGGATCATAAAGGTTCACTTACCGGGTTTGGGTGGAAGAGGTTTGAAGCCTGAAACACAGATGATGGACAGACAGTTATTATAAAATCTGTGGACTGGGTTTGGTTTCACGAGACAATTAGTCAATATCAGCTTATTGTCTCGTCTAATTTATCAGTTAAAGCttaaaaatatgtcaaatattcATCAAATCCCCTTTCAAGAATTAGAAAGTGTAAATCTGTTCTCTGAGAACTTCACATCTGCCTCCTTCCTCCTCTCACCagagttcttcttcttccagaccACAATTCCAGCAACAACGGCAACGAGAACCAGGAGAGCCACGACTACACCAACGATGATACCGATCGGAGCTCCACCTGATCCTCCACCTGATAAATCACACAGAGTCTTTATTATCTGCTGCAGAAATACATCAGCTTTCAGTGTAAATCTGTAGTTTTATAGGAAAGTGTTTCTCTGACCAGGATTCAGGATTCGAATATCCTCCTCACGCAGCACTATCTCCTTCTCCAAGCTGCTGTGCTGAATCACGCAGGTGTAGTTGTGTTTCTGCAGATCCTCAGCTGAGACTGTCAGAACGCTTCTCTTCTGGAAGCTTCCATCCTGGTTGGGTAACGTCTCTCTGAGCTCCACGCCCTCATGCACGTCCTCTCCGTCCTTCTGCCAGGTGATCATCACTGTTTTGGGGAAGAAACCTGTAGCGTGACACACCACCTCTGGAGAAGAGTGTTTCTGGAACACTGACGCTGTAGGAGGAtctgcagacacacagagacagaaatattacattcatttataaatgataCGAGGAAAAGTGTTTTACATCCAAATAAATTGTGTTAAAGTGATTTTTCACTTCATGATTGTTCCTCTGAACAGTGACATTAAAAGTGGTCATGTGatcaatattttataattatagaTGTAAAGTTTAGTTTTGtacaagaaaatatatttacatatataaactACATCAATAAGATCgatatataattcaaataataaagttatgttACGTGTAGatacttaaatatgaacagcACAAGgcaaaataagtgtgtgtgtgtgtgtgtgtgtgtgtgtgtgtgtgtgtgtgtgtgttgccattACAGTATCAGATCACACACTTTACCTTTCCTCTCCAGAGTCTCTCTCCCATAAGACAGGTGTCTGTTTAACCAGTTGATACACTCTTTCTCCAGGTAGCCCTTCCAGTAATTAGCCTCcgctccagttttctcccacttGTTCTTGGTGATCAGAGCTTGAGGTGTCGGAGCGATCCATGTTTTAGTTTTCAGATCCAGACCGACGAAATCTTCTCCATCATAACCAAACTGACTGTATCCTCTAGTGGTGCCGTCATCATCACGCTCACAGCCATACATCACCTGCCACGTGTGaactcctgcacacacacacccccacaccacatacacacacacacccacacccagacacacacacacccagacacacacacacacacacacacacaaacacacagatgccATTTAAACAATCCCACTACATTCTACTCTGCATTTTGTCTTCACCAGAcagaatattttacatttatttaactttgcTGATTTTCCTTCTGCTATTTTcttctattttctatttttataagTCATAGAAAGCTTCGTTGTTGATGACATACTGTATACGCATGcaaatctctcactctctctctctctctcacacacacacacactgttattttccatttctctcAACAGCAGGTGTGACACATTGTGGATGgtgtgaattttatttagtaattttCTGGTTGTAGTTCCTGATTTAATAAACGCTGCTGTGTGTTAATAATTTGTTCtcttgtaaaagaaaaaacattcctATGATTTAAGACTAAACTGATCACTCAGGTGTTCCCCTTACAGCTCACTGTAAACTTCATACATTT contains:
- the LOC128625496 gene encoding BOLA class I histocompatibility antigen, alpha chain BL3-7-like isoform X3, whose protein sequence is MKILIFLAFCVHLSAADTHSYQYFETGVTSGINFPQFTLVGLLDGVEFEYYDSNIRKYIPKTEWIEKNEEPGYWSRGTQLYQGTEEIYKVNMATAMQRFNHTTGVHTWQVMYGCERDDDGTTRGYSQFGYDGEDFVGLDLKTKTWIAPTPQALITKNKWEKTGAEANYWKGYLEKECINWLNRHLSYGRETLERKDPPTASVFQKHSSPEVVCHATGFFPKTVMITWQKDGEDVHEGVELRETLPNQDGSFQKRSVLTVSAEDLQKHNYTCVIQHSSLEKEIVLREEDIRILNPGGGSGGAPIGIIVGVVAALVALAGVVGFLIWKKKRSGETSTGKFSENRFRDMDFRPNTNLILSCKV
- the LOC128625496 gene encoding BOLA class I histocompatibility antigen, alpha chain BL3-7-like isoform X5, yielding MKILIFLAFCVHLSAADTHSYQYFETGVTSGINFPQFTLVGLLDGVEFEYYDSNIRKYIPKTEWIEKNEEPGYWSRGTQLYQGTEEIYKVNMATAMQRFNHTTGVHTWQVMYGCERDDDGTTRGYSQFGYDGEDFVGLDLKTKTWIAPTPQALITKNKWEKTGAEANYWKGYLEKECINWLNRHLSYGRETLERKDPPTASVFQKHSSPEVVCHATGFFPKTVMITWQKDGEDVHEGVELRETLPNQDGSFQKRSVLTVSAEDLQKHNYTCVIQHSSLEKEIVLREEDIRILNPGGAPIGIIVGVVVALLVLVAVVAGIVVWKKKNSGFKPLPPKPASEGDSSSNNS
- the LOC128625496 gene encoding BOLA class I histocompatibility antigen, alpha chain BL3-7-like isoform X4: MKILIFLAFCVHLSAADTHSYQYFETGVTSGINFPQFTLVGLLDGVEFEYYDSNIRKYIPKTEWIEKNEEPGYWSRGTQLYQGTEEIYKVNMATAMQRFNHTTGVHTWQVMYGCERDDDGTTRGYSQFGYDGEDFVGLDLKTKTWIAPTPQALITKNKWEKTGAEANYWKGYLEKECINWLNRHLSYGRETLERKDPPTASVFQKHSSPEVVCHATGFFPKTVMITWQKDGEDVHEGVELRETLPNQDGSFQKRSVLTVSAEDLQKHNYTCVIQHSSLEKEIVLREEDIRILNPGGGSGGAPIGIIVGVVVALLVLVAVVAGIVVWKKKNSGFKPLPPKPASEGDSSSNNS